The segment TTGACCAAAACCAGGGAATTACCCCTCTTTAGGCATCATTAAACTTATGCTAATAGTTCACTGCTAGGTTTTTATGCTTTCGGGACAGGCTCCAGCTAACGCCCAGCGGCCGACTAAAAGGCCGCCGGATCACGCGTGATGCCGACTACCTTGACCTGAACACGGCCGATTTCGCCAACGCCGAGGTTCTCCTTAAAAATTTCTGCTAACTCTTGGGTGAGGTAACCCTGAATCGCGTCGAGCTTGGCGTTCGGGCGCACCGTGAGTCGCAGTGTCACGGTAAACTTGCCACCTCGACGCCCCACCGTTGCCCGGGCCGTGGCAACACCCCGGAGTTGCTCGCAGCAGGTCTCGATCAGCCGGTGCAAGGCATGGCGCGAAATCCGTAGCTCTCCCTGGTCGTTGGCGACCAGGGTCACCGAAGCTGGGGGGCGCAGGCAAAGCAACAAGACTAACAACGACAACGCGCTCCAAATGAGCACATACTGCGTGGCCGTAAAATCGAAAAGCTCAACGGGGATCATCGCGAAAGACGCCGCAGCTTAGTCGGTCGCCGGAGCCTCGGGCCACAGGTCCTCGGCCTTGTCGGCGGCTTCAGCCGGGTCATGCGGCAGGCGCACGCCCTCAATGATGACGTCGACCTTGGCGACGTTTTTCTCGGTCATCGCGATCACCTGCTTACGCACCGCCACCTGGACCTCGTAGGCGGTCTTGGCGATTTCAGCGCCGTACTTGATGATCACCCGCAGCTCAATCGCGTAGGTGTCGGAGTCGGTCTCGCTCACCCGGACGCCGCGATGGTCGGACTCGCGACGTTTGCTAAAAAGCTCGCTCAGGCCATCGACGATTCCGCCACCCACGCCGGCAACACCGGGAACTTGGAGGGCCGCGAGCCGGACGATGCTGGCCACGACATTGTGGTTGATCTTAATCTCGCCGAGCTCCGGCTGGTCGTCGAAGCGGGACGTGGGAATGAACTCGGAGGATTGCATGGTATTAAAGATAACTTAAATGCTCTTTCACGCTAAGGAGGCAAGGGCGGCTACGGGCTTGCTTCAAAAAAAACTCCCGCAACAGGCGGCACCTGGCGGGAGCGCAACCAACTCAGCCCCAGCTCGTTCTCAGGTGAACAGGTCGGTGGGGGTGCGGGCGAAGAAGTCCTCCATGTAGGCGGTGGTCGCCTTGCCTTCGATGAAGGTCGGGTCACACATGATCGCCTTATGGAGCGGGATGGTGGTCTTGACGCCACGGATGAGGTACTCGCTGAGAGCACGGTAGGTACGCTGAATTGCAGTCGGGCGATCGCGGCCGTAGCAGATGAGTTTACCGATCATCGAGTCGTAATAGGGCGGGATGTTGTAGCCCGAGTACGCATGCGAATCGACGCGCAC is part of the Opitutus sp. genome and harbors:
- a CDS encoding Asp23/Gls24 family envelope stress response protein, translated to MQSSEFIPTSRFDDQPELGEIKINHNVVASIVRLAALQVPGVAGVGGGIVDGLSELFSKRRESDHRGVRVSETDSDTYAIELRVIIKYGAEIAKTAYEVQVAVRKQVIAMTEKNVAKVDVIIEGVRLPHDPAEAADKAEDLWPEAPATD